A DNA window from Micromonospora sp. NBC_01739 contains the following coding sequences:
- the pgsA gene encoding phosphatidylinositol phosphate synthase, which yields MAKIFQVSVRAGMTRVVEPIARRLLRAGVSPNAVTVAGTVGVLVGALGFGARGHLVAGALIVTVFALTDMLDGTMARMSGGSTRFGAFLDSSMDRVADSAVFGAVAFYLAGQGDRAGTAAALICLAAGGLVSYVKARAEGLGMSGNVGIAERTERLLIVGIGGLLAELVHPVALPIALWLLAAVSLFTVGQRMRFVYRQAQQVDVPGGQG from the coding sequence ATGGCGAAGATCTTCCAAGTGTCGGTCCGCGCGGGGATGACCCGCGTCGTCGAGCCGATTGCCCGCCGCCTCCTGCGCGCGGGCGTGTCCCCCAACGCGGTCACCGTCGCGGGCACCGTAGGGGTGCTCGTCGGCGCCCTCGGCTTCGGCGCCCGCGGCCACCTGGTCGCCGGTGCGCTGATCGTGACGGTCTTCGCGCTCACCGACATGCTCGACGGGACGATGGCCCGGATGAGTGGCGGATCCACCCGATTCGGCGCGTTCCTGGACTCCAGCATGGATCGGGTGGCAGACAGCGCGGTGTTCGGCGCGGTCGCGTTCTACCTGGCCGGGCAGGGGGACCGCGCCGGCACGGCCGCCGCGTTGATCTGCCTGGCCGCCGGTGGACTCGTCTCGTACGTCAAGGCCCGCGCCGAAGGGCTCGGCATGAGCGGCAACGTCGGCATCGCCGAACGCACCGAGCGGTTGCTGATCGTCGGGATCGGTGGCCTGCTCGCCGAACTGGTCCACCCGGTGGCCCTGCCGATCGCCCTGTGGCTGCTGGCGGCGGTGTCCCTGTTCACCGTGGGGCAGCGGATGCGGTTCGTCTACCGGCAGGCCCAGCAGGTCGACGTGCCGGGCGGCCAGGGGTGA